Proteins from one Dethiobacter alkaliphilus AHT 1 genomic window:
- the miaB gene encoding tRNA (N6-isopentenyl adenosine(37)-C2)-methylthiotransferase MiaB translates to MKKKTYTMTVFGCQMNERDAETLRGFLDEIGYEEVDEVEGADLVIMNTCAVRQKAEEKVFGRIGRLGVLKKENPEMMIAVCGCMVQQEDVAKKIKKSYPFVDLIFGTHNIAAFPELLQRAAESKETVLDLWDEAGDVVEGLPVTRKDGVKAWVNITYGCNNFCSYCIVPYVRGRERSRKPEEIINEIKALAKQGFKEVTLLGQNVNSYGKDLEEEMDFADLLVRVDRETDINRIRFMTSHPRDFTEKLAKVMGECDSVCEHVHLPIQAGSNRILKLMNRGYTKEHYLDLVDILRKYAPDCALSTDIIVGFPGETEEDFLDTLDVVDRVGYDMAFTFLYSPRSGTPAADMPHQVANEVKKERFQRLLEVQNKHSLRHNQEAVGKTVEVLVEGPSKTDPGVMTGRTRSSKTVNFTGENVNAGDLVMVEITQARTWSLLGRKSVENRNTNDSSVSGD, encoded by the coding sequence ATGAAGAAAAAGACGTATACCATGACGGTGTTTGGTTGTCAGATGAATGAGCGCGATGCGGAGACGCTGCGTGGCTTTTTGGATGAGATTGGCTATGAGGAAGTTGATGAGGTGGAAGGCGCCGATCTGGTGATTATGAATACCTGTGCGGTGCGGCAGAAGGCGGAAGAGAAGGTGTTTGGCCGTATTGGCAGGCTTGGTGTTTTAAAAAAGGAAAATCCGGAGATGATGATTGCCGTTTGCGGCTGTATGGTGCAGCAGGAAGATGTGGCAAAAAAAATTAAGAAGAGCTATCCCTTTGTGGATTTGATTTTTGGCACCCATAATATTGCCGCTTTTCCCGAGTTGTTGCAGCGGGCCGCGGAGAGCAAAGAGACGGTGCTTGATTTATGGGATGAGGCCGGTGATGTGGTGGAAGGCCTGCCGGTAACCCGCAAAGACGGTGTGAAGGCCTGGGTAAACATTACATACGGCTGTAACAATTTTTGCTCATACTGTATTGTGCCTTATGTGCGCGGGCGGGAACGCAGCCGCAAACCTGAGGAAATTATCAATGAAATAAAGGCTTTGGCCAAACAGGGTTTCAAAGAAGTTACGCTTTTGGGCCAGAATGTAAACTCCTACGGTAAAGACCTGGAGGAAGAAATGGACTTTGCCGATTTGCTGGTGCGGGTGGACCGGGAAACGGATATCAACCGCATCAGGTTCATGACCTCCCATCCCAGGGATTTTACGGAAAAACTGGCTAAAGTAATGGGAGAATGTGACAGCGTCTGCGAGCATGTGCATCTGCCCATCCAGGCCGGTAGTAACCGTATTTTAAAGTTAATGAACCGGGGGTACACCAAAGAGCATTATCTGGATCTGGTGGACATACTGCGTAAATACGCACCTGATTGTGCCCTCTCTACAGATATAATAGTGGGCTTTCCGGGAGAGACGGAAGAAGATTTTCTGGACACGCTGGACGTGGTGGACCGGGTGGGCTATGATATGGCCTTTACCTTTTTGTACTCACCCCGCAGTGGAACTCCGGCGGCGGACATGCCCCATCAAGTGGCCAATGAGGTAAAAAAAGAGCGCTTCCAGCGTTTGCTGGAGGTTCAAAACAAACACAGCCTGCGGCATAATCAGGAAGCGGTGGGTAAGACCGTGGAAGTGCTGGTGGAAGGGCCAAGCAAAACGGATCCCGGTGTGATGACCGGTCGCACACGCAGCAGTAAAACGGTGAACTTTACGGGAGAGAACGTAAATGCGGGTGATTTGGTAATGGTGGAGATTACCCAAGCCCGAACCTGGAGCCTTTTGGGGAGGAAAAGCGTTGAAAACAGAAACACCAATGATTCGTCAGTATCGGGAGATTAA